The DNA window AGCCCTCTCTACCAGCTCACATCAACCACAGCTAGCATTCCGCTCTGGGGAAATAGGTCACCTTCGAGTTTGTGCAATGTGGAGCTTCGGGGATGATTTTTGATCTCGTATTTTCATCAGACAAAAGAGGAAAGACACAGTTCATATTGCAATTCGCCAGCTTGGTTTAGGGTCGCTAAACACCCAGGCACAGGTAATATGCCCAGGGCTGGGTAATGTGGTACACCTCTAGGTGCTAAATTAACAAGGTGGGCCAGGATGGTCTCCTGCAATCCACCCTGGAGCTGCAGTGGTTCCTCCTGTCATGTTTAGATCACTAACTGACTCAGGTCAGCCCTTGTTTGGAAGTCGGCAGGCCTAGGCTCAACCCCAGCCAGCTGTGCCTGAGGCCTGCTGCCTTTTCAAAGCACAGTGGTAGCTAGTTTTGATTATCAACCTGACACAGCATAGAATTACCTGAGAAGGGGATCTCTTCTACAttgggttggcctgtgggcatgtctgtgggaggcTGTCTTAACtgcactgtgggcagcaccattccctaggcagagagGGTCCTCAACTGTGTCAGAATGGAGAAACTGAGTAGAGCACAAGCAAATGAACACATATGCATTCACTGTTCCCTGCTCTTGTctgtggatgccatgtgaccacCTGTGTTACGTTCCTTCCTCCCGGAGTTGCTTTTATCACAACAAAATGAAACTCAGACAGGTGTTATCTCctgatcacacagacacacatttctGGGACCCTGGGATGGGCTGGAATGGAGGCGGGGAGCAATGGAAGAGGCCACCAAAGGCAATGAGAGAGAGCCAGTAGGTAACAGCCcttgtatgtttttttgtttttttgtttttgttttttttttttacagctcaCCATCTCTTCATGGTCACTGCCTGCCGGGACCCTGACTATGGGACTCTCATCCAGGAGCTGTGCCTCAGCCGCTTCAAGGAGAACATGGAGACTATTGGGAAGACGCTATGGTGTGACTGGGGAAAGACCATACAGTGAGTCCTATCAGGAGAGAAGGAGGCTGGGAGACATGTCCTCTCCTTTACATTGGGGCATCAGGCCACTGGGTCTGGGGAAAGCCAGAGTCTAAAGGGACAGGATGGAGCGGAAAGGGAGTCTCAGTCATTGGCAGATGTTTATGACATGTGGGTGGGAGGAGCTGTGTCTTCGATGGCTGCCCAGGTAGCCATGGGTGCCAGGGGAGCAGGAGATGAAGGGTTCAGATTAGATATCCATATAGCAACCAAGTGTAGGCACCTGGGGATGGTTGAGCCCTATTCAGTGTCTGAACCCTGAGTGACTGTCTTGTGACAGAAGCCAGGCCTTCAGGGATCTCCCTGCTGGTTCCTTCCATCCTGCTGTCAAGCCAGAGCTCCTTCCCAACTCTCTGCCCAGCCCACCCTGCTCAGGCCTCAGAACTGCTTGGGCAGGCTGTCACTGAAGGGGTGGCCCACAGCTCCACCAAGGGTGGCACCCACTGGACCTTTCTCCCATGAGACCTAGTCTTTCAACCCAAAGGCCCTCCCTTCTTCCTAAGGCAGTGTTTTCTTACTGACTCTTAGGCTCTAGGGACCCACAACAGGCTTGGAGGTTCTCCCTGGTAGAGCCCTTCCACCAGCAGGAGCAAGGCTCAAAGCTTAGCCTGTCCAAGACAAATGTTCTAggctttgtttctacttcattgTGAGGGGTTGGGAGCATCATGGAGCTACAGAGAGTGGGTGggtaaacgtgtgtgtgtgcacatgaatgtttgtgtgtctgtatatgtgtgtgtgttcatgtatgtgtgcatatgtgtgaatgtgtgtgcaagtgtatgtatgagtgtgtgtatgagtgtgtgtgtgtgtgtgtgtgtgtgtgtgtgtttgtgtgctgtcAGCTTCATCTGAGGTTAGAGTGTTACAGAACTCAGGTCTAGAAGCTCAGGTCTCAGACAAAAATTGTTCAAGAGAAGAGCATTAGAGATGAAGAGAGTCTTTGACTCTTAGCCATGGAACAGAAAATCAGGGACCAGCTCCTTCAGCCCAGGGAGTCAGGAAAGGAATgtcaacaaagagagagactgaTATGATAAGGGGTGGGGATGCTCATGTCATTTCTGGAAACCAGCAAGTTGTTCTAGAAACTCAGATAACCCTGATGCTGATGCTGCCTCCACCGCTGCCACCgccactgcctcctcctcctcctctttcttctttaccTTGACTTTCCTAGCTTCTAGTCAGGGTAGCCTCAAAAGGGCAGTCAACAGCCAGGCAAATCTCGGTTAAGTTCACGCTGTACCATGGCCTGGACAAAATGCTTTTCAAATGATCTGCATACCATCCATGTGTAGAGCTAAGGGGAAACTGACCCAGCGTTGGAGGCAGCAAAGGAGACAGATGCAATATGAAGGCAGAGAAGCCAAGCCTCCTTTCCAGACCCAGACCCTTGACATCTACAGGTCATGGGAAGTCAGTGTTGTCATCAGAAGCCCCTCGTGTCCCTGGGAAGTCACCTAGGCAGCAGTTACCACCAACACAGCAGAGCAGCCATCTTTAGCTGAGCTCAGGGGAATTGTGTAGTCTCCAAACTGTACATCTAGCCAGCTACAAGCCAGGGAAGCTCAGAGGTCTATCTAGACTTTTCTCTGATAGCACAAGGAAGAGATTCACAGTGAATGGACTGTGACCCAGctctgatgagctgcctggtgtctgaATGGATTTTAAGGTTGACTGAGGAACAGTTCACAGAATGAGGTTTTCCTCCATCACCACGCACAGCACATAGTAGGTGTGCAGACTTGATGCCCTCTGATAACCGGCACTTTCTTCTAGTGCCAGAGAGAAATGAGAGGGAGTCCTGGGGACTCAtggtggagaagaggaagaggacaggaAGGTTCCCTTGGGAGGATCTCCACAGGGCAAAGGGGAAGCCAGTATCATTCACAAAGAGCGTGCGTGGTGATGTTCCAAGGCACAGGGCTCGCCTGGGCACCTGCTGAAGGTCGGGCGCGTCCTGTGGGACGATAAAGCTCTCGTGTGAGCACCAGAAGCTCCCTGGGAGAGGGTGAGGCCCACTTTTCCTCGTAAGCTTGGGTTCAGACTTACCTCACCCCTCAggcccctcttccccttctctcttgcTAAGTGAGGTCAGTGGCCTTGTCCTTCCCTGCCCTCTGGGGGAAGAGCCTTTGCCACAGCAGAGTCTATGGTCCCCACACACTTGTTGGAGAcagtctttaaaatgaaaaaattatttttattttttatttatttatttatttatttatttattgctgtgataaaataacctgacaaaaaagcaacttggggagagaGGGGCTTATTCTGCTTACAGTTCCAGGTTACAGGGATCACTACGGGAAGTTAAGGTAGGAATGTCACATCTTAGCCCTGTCAGATCCAGTCAGAGTGGGGAGAAATGGACACATCCATGCTCACTTGCTTGCTTGTGCTCGACTCAATTTTTTCCACTCATACAATTCAGGACCTCCTGCCTAGAGAATAATGCCACTCACAGTGGGCGGGGTCTTCCTGCATCAATTAACAACCTAGATAATgccccctgcccacccccacacacacttcatCCAACTTGATCTGGACAAGGCCTCAGTTAAGACTCtgttcccaggtgattctaggttgtgtgaGGCTGACAGTTAAAACCAATcatcatgggggctggagagatggctcagcagttaagaagtcctgagttcagttcccagcaaccacatggtggctcacaaccgtctgtaatagggtctggtgccctcttctggtgtgtctgaagagagcaatggtggtgaacccatatgcataaaataaataaatcaacctttaaaaaaacaacaacaagcaatCATCACAGTACAAAATGCCTGAACCCCTGCACGCGCCCCCAGACAAACCGCACAGGGTACAGTGGGGCCAGGCGGGGTTCTCATCCAACCTCTCCTTACTCTGCCCTACCGAGCTGCTCGGAGACATCTGGCCTCCTCTGCTAAGCTGAGGAATGAATCAGAAgttggaaaaggagaagggacagGTTGTTAAAATCAGAACAGCCTGTTCTTAGGGCTAATTGGCTTTCAGCCTCAGCTGAGCAGTTTGTATTTAAATGCAAGTTTCATTTATTAGGATCCAGGGAAGACACAGTAGGGCCCTGAGGGAAAGCACGCACTGCCTGCCCCCGTAGCTCAGTGACTGCTCGCCTGTGCAGAATGACAGCAAGGTGACGATTGGCAGGATGGCAGGCATGGACAGGGCGGCACAAGGATGCTCTGAAGAACAAGAGACCATGGGCTGTAGATGTGAAAGGAGGAATGGTTAGCATCAGGCCGAGGAGAGGTGACCACGGTCAGAGCCTCCGGGTTGCACAGCAGGGAGGGTCCACATCGTggcagcacctcagcaggtcatCTCCGGCCTACAAGCTCCAGGTCTATGCCCTAGTCACATCGCTGCCTTCCTCTCTGGGTCCTGTGAGCCCGCTGCATTCCGTGGTGATAGGGAGTTAAATTGCAGGTGGAACTGAAGACACGAGCCTGGCGGCCATAATGTGGAGAGCACATCCTGGATTACCCAAGTGGACAAGATTAATCCAGAGCTCCCCGAGTTCGTTCAGGTCCTTGCATTGCAGAACTTTCAAATTGGCCTTTGCTCTTTGACACAGTTGGTCCTCATCTGAGCACTTCCTTGACTTCCCACATTTATCTTTTAAGTCCCAGGCTGGGAATCAGCCACTTCTTCAATGAGGCCCCATTGCTTCTATCAGGGTAGGAAATTTAGGAACTCAGATATGCATATTAGAGTCTAGACATATACAACCCCAtattatgcacatgcatacatacatgtgtgtacacattcaGGCACTGGATTATATGGAACCAGTATAACCACacagagttagaaaaaaaaaaacatgggtaGCCCCTCTTTATAGGGACTTTAAGAACTGGCTTatgaggctggagagttggctcagtgggtaaaagcacttgctgggcAAGTATTAGGACCTGATTTTGGATTTCCAGGACCtctctaacacacatacacatacacacacacacacacacacacacacacacacacacacacagagagagagagagagagagagagagagagagatctgtacACACCTATAACCACAGTggtgaaagaaacagagacagggaactTGCTAGGGTTTGCTGGCTACTGGCTTAGCTGTTGGAAAAAGCAGGCTCAGAACTGGAGGGCTTGAGAGATGGtatgtggttaaaagcacttgttcttcTTGAGGTTTCAGACGCACCACATCCACTCAGAGCTGCCTGTAATTTAATTCCAgcctcaggggatctgacaccttttttGGCCTCCTCAGAGACCCATACACATgtgtcacatgcacacatgaaagaATTGGCCTTCACAGTTGGAGAATTTGGCAGACTCTGCGGGACAGGCAGCAGACTGAGAATCTAATCAATAGGGCTTGCATATCAGTGAATTCTTAAGTCTCAGGATTGAATTTCTTCCCATGGACCCCGTAAGGCCCATTCACCTCCCATTCTCTTGATGGTGTATGCTACACACTCTCTCCAATTTCCCCCAACAGTATCCAGACTAATGTTTGATTTTCTAAATGGGTCCCAGGCCTGGCTGTGTGGATACACTGGGTGAAGTTAGAGCTCTCTCCTGCCCTCCACCCTTTTCCTCATTCTCTATTCCCACTCACTTCCTCTGGTGAATGTCTCATTGCCCAGCaacatgcattaaaaaaaaaaaaaaaaaaacacacacaaaaacaaaaaaaaaacaaaaaaaaaaccctcagattTGTCACTCTTCCTCATGTCTGAGTTCAACACTAGCTTTTCTTTGAGCTTCTATAGTCCTGCTGGGTTGCAGCTGCACCCATGCAAGGTTGGAGCACATCCCTACATATAGGAAGAAGGAATCAAATTGTATCTTTTCCCTGATTGTTTCACTTATTACGAAGTCTGTCCTCCACCCTAACCCTTTCGAGGACACAGAGACTGGACTGGGAGAATTGGGATAATTTCAAACCAGCCAGACTTGATTTTTGCATGCTCATGGTATGCAGcaattttgagttttgttttttgatattctGTAATCCAAGCTGACATGGAACATCCTACAtaggcctggctggccttgaacttgtgcccATCCTCTCAGCTCTGCCCTGAGTGCTGCAATGGAGTACCTAGCAAGGTGTGTAACAAAGGCACCCGAGAGCCTGGTCCTCACACTGGCCCAGGACTCCACAGCCGCTCTCCATGTTGACTGTGACCCCCCACAGCTCTGCTTCTCATCTGTTTTCTCCTGGGGTGGGGATCTGTCAGGATGCTTGTTGGAAGAGAGGCTCAAGATTACCCAGAGTCCTTGAGGGCAGCACAGGGCATCTCTGGGTCAGCAGCACCCAGCAAGAACCTGCAAAGTGCATGACCTCGCCGTGTGCTGGGCTGAAACCTGTCATTACTAGAGTTATCTCATTAAACCACAGTCCTGGTCTGCTAATGGAAATATAATGTCATCTGGTGTATTAACTAGGAATCTTTATCTAACTGCGGAAGGtagaaagaacatggaaaaaaGTGTCATGGGAAACTCCCTACCACCTCACTGCAGgtattgggagagagagggaaggcaaAAAACCACAGAAGGATCTGGAAGTTTCCAGATCCAGCTAGAAGtagattctttgtttcttttcagcctactttaaaatttttatttttcattagtaTTGTGTGTGGAGCAAATATGCCACAACCCAtttatagaggtcagaggtcaactttctggagttggttctctctttctacctttcagGTCCCAGTaattgagctcaggtcatcaggcttggtagcaagtaccttcacccactgagccagcttgtCGGCCCTAACCTAATTTTTAAACTAGTACATAAAAACATACAGGGATTGGACACACCAGATGGGCACCGTGTGACACTGGATATACATGCACTTTGTGTAAAGTTTAAAGTCAGGTTAAACATCCTGTTACAAACATTTATCCTTACAGCTTaccactcctccctctctttaAACAGTACTGTGGGTactactctctctgtgtctctctctgtctctctgtctgtctgtctctgtctcttgtctctctctgcaACCTCAGGCcagctttctttgtttctctcagtTACTTAACCCCAACCTCTCCCCATTCCTCCCTGCCCTGTCTGCCCACTATTCGATCACGAGCCTCTGTTCTCATCTGTCTTATTGGCCAGTATGTTTGATCCTATGTATGTGTGACgtcatgtgtttctctctctgtgcctggctTCCCTCACTTAAGAATTCATTTCTGTCCCTGTCAAAAATGGGCAGTGCTTACTTCTTCCTGATGGCTGAATAGCgtccagttgtgtgtgtgtgtgtgatgttgcaTTTACACAGTCATCCAATGATGGACAGTtagcctctctctgcttctcatctGCTGTGATCAGTGTTTCAGAGAATGCATGAGCACAGGTGAACCTCATTTCTATATAACTAAGAAATAGAACAACTGGACTGTATGGTACTGTTGTCAATTTTTTCAAAGAAACTGGCTGGTTTCCCACTTCACGAGAAATACTAAGTTGGTGTCctattttgctttctgttgctataataaagagcaaaaccaaaaacaacccagagaggaaagagtttatttcagtttatagcatacagtccatcatccagggaagttaggacaggaactcaaccaAGTCcaaaacctggaagcaggaactgaagcaagggCCATGGCAGATTGGTTGGCCCTCTCGTGGctttctcagtttgctttcttatgccTCCTAGGTCCTCCTGCCCAGGTTGGCACCACCCACGATGGCCTGGgtcccctatcaatcactaatcaagagaATTccccccacaggcttgcccatgGGCAGATCTGATGGAGACgttttctcagttaaggttctGTCTTCCCAGATGACCTAGTTTCAAACTGACAAAAGAGCCAAGCAGCACAgttggcttacagcttcaggCTCTGAGATGTCAATTTAGGCAGGAGAAAGATGTTAAAGACAGACAGACGCCAATCTAGACACAGGCTCCATCTGCCCCTACCTCCTAGTATCTTACACTGTCCTGAATTCCAGGGGCCCAGTCCTCTAAGGACTTGTCAGGATCTGTGAGGCTGAGGATCCAAGGCTGCTTCCCAGGGCTGTAGCTTTAACTTGCTGACCTCAGTCTGAGCCATGAAGACTCTCTGAGGAGCTGTGGAGTTATAGGTAGGGCTTCCTGGGACCCCAGGAGTAAAGGTGGCCATGCCATTGGTTAACCAAAGGACAAATGTCTAAGACCTGCCGTGCAAAGTAACCCAGAATCCTGTGATCCGAGTAGGAACTACCATatctatttaaaataattgatTTAGGCAGGGTGCGATGACCCCTTTGTCTTGATTAGGCCTAATGGCTGCCCTGCTATGGCTGGAACACACAGCCTCCTTTGTGTGTCCAGGGCAAGAGTTGAGGCAAGAAACTCTCTCAGCTTCTAGTGGTCTGGAGGAGGTGCCTATGTTTGGAAGTTCAACAGGAATCGAGAGCAAAAGCTGCTTCTTAGATTTCCAAAGGTTCTAAAATAGTAGGCAGGCACAAGCATCTCCCGGTGCATATTTGCTTGCCTGCTTCACAGAATAGTGGGGTATACTTTCCCCCTACACTCTATAGGGCAGCCATGTTGCCATGAGCCTGGCACAGGAGGCAACCTATTGGCCTGTATCCCCCTACCCTGCCACTGTGGGGCTACCTCATTTACCATGGGGGTGTACCCACAGAGGCACCCACCCTGGAACTTGACATGTACCAAGTGAGTCCTGAGGTCACACTTGTCGAGAGCCTGGTGGCTATGGGGCTGGTGACCTCAAGTGTGATGGTAGGAAACTGGAAGGGCTTTCTGGCCTAGTAGGGCCAATGGCTGGGTACCCTTGGAGGTCAAGTGTTTCAGGTTCTAAAGTAGGCACTGCATGGGCCAAGGCAACTCCCTGCCCACCACCATACACTCTTACTTCCCTTTAGCAAGCAAAGGTCATGGAAAAACCCTTACCTGCCTCCAAGGTGACAGCTGTAGAAATAGCTGGTGGCGTGGTACAGAGCATAAACCGCTAGTACCAAGCTGAGGTACAACTGCTCAcagtctgcccacccagagccatCTTAGCAACTGCTGCTCTCTGTATTCCACACACTGAAGGAACTGTCTTCATTTTGAGAGTTTGCAGGAAGCAGTTTCGGGCTGCAATGGCATTTCAGTTGGGATCAGCTAGCTGCACACTGAATGCCTGCCCCAAGGTGAGTCCCATCAAAGATTCTCAGAGCCAAAGGTCTGTGGAGCCAGCCTGCTTGGATaggtgggcaggggcaggggggagggggagtagagCGGGCTATTTCCTTCCTTCACCCCCAGGGAGGTTATTGAAGGGGGTGGTGACAGCCATTCCTTTATGTCCAATAGCCACTGCAtcgtttttttggttttttttgtttgtttgtttttgttttttgtttttttttactccCCTTTGTCCCAATTCCTGGGCATCTTCCTTTTGGGGGATACAGGTAGGGGAGCAGCACCCCAAGGCATGGTGGCCAAGGCATGGTGGCCATTCCCGTGGGCTGTTGTCATTTCCACTTGCCTTGTTTTAAAACCTCAGAGGCAGGATGCTGCCATAGAATGTGTTCAAAAGTAAAAGTTCAGACCTGGGACACCACAACAGTCCCTACCACGTGGAAGGCAAGCAGGTGGAATGTATCCAGTGATGTAACTGGATACCACTTCCCTGTGGACACattgtttcctggccctggccctggccctggcccagaACGCTCCTGAACCATCCAGGCTGTGCAGACTGAAACAGCCAGGTGCCCACACTGGGCTTCTGAGAGCCTTCTCCAGGGCTGCCTTCTGAGGCTCTGTGGTGAGCGAGACGAACACATACACCTGGTGCCGCATCTTGTGTGTTGTGGGGGATAGCTGGGTGGGCGGAGGTCATAGCTAGTGTCCCTCCACGTGCTCTGTCACTCCAACCATCCTCAGGCCAGAATTCAAAATCAACTCAAATCTCCCCACTTCATCCATTACTTGGTGGGCCTTTCTCAGGGGCAGGCAGCATGGAGCCTTAGTAATCCTCTGTGGGCGGTGCTCAGTGTGGCACCACAGAGCAACAACCTTCCCTGGGTATATTTTGAAgcttcatttttctcttaagGAACTTTTGGGACCTAAGCACTTCACCCAGTGAGCGCCGGTCCCTGCGCCGGGCAGCTCCATTTTCTGGACATAACAATGGGTATTAGAGTCTCCAATTCTAATACATTTAAGAATCATTTTCTGTCTTACTTTTCTATCAGGGATCTGCATGCGCACTCCCGCTCTGTTCTGGGCCTGCCACGGTGTGACCTGGTATTGTCAAGGCTACCGCCTAACTCTCATCACAGAATCTCGTTGGCTTCAGCTTCTGGTGATGCTTAGTCTCCTACTGACATTGGCAGGCGACATttcagctgctggctgctggctctcTGATGGTCCTCTGTGTTCCTGTTGTCAGTATTTCTCCTGCACGATTGCTGGGATTCACCTCCATGGTGGATGGCAATGGGTCTCCTTTCAAAGGCACCTATGGGGAAAGGGATGCGTTCTTTGCTCCCTCAGACACTCCACCTTTTGTCTTCTTAGGTGTTCCCCCTCTTTCTATACTGTTTCCCCCTATTGTTGAGatataaatatgttttctcttcTTAAGTGAGACTGTAATATTGGTAAGCTATTTTTCACCCAGCCAACCCAGATGTGtgaaacacacacatttgtatccttgtgtttattttcttgacaATCCATACAAGTTGTGTCCCTCTCCACAAAAGCAGCAATTTCTGATTCcaacccttctccctcccttcctctctccctacatctctcttcccctcccactcACTCCTCACCACCTgcagttttatgttttaaaatccgCCCCTCCCTCAGTCTTCTCTATTTGGTTTGActgttttactgtgtctctcttGTACAGTCATATCATCGAGTTGGCATCTCATCCTAGCAACCCTG is part of the Mus musculus strain C57BL/6J chromosome 1, GRCm38.p6 C57BL/6J genome and encodes:
- the Ramp1 gene encoding receptor activity-modifying protein 1 isoform 3 precursor (isoform 3 precursor is encoded by transcript variant 3), translating into MAPGLRGLPRCGLWLLLAHHLFMVTACRDPDYGTLIQELCLSRFKENMETIGKTLWCDWGKTIQVCRKQFRAAMAFQLGSASCTLNACPKGSACALPLCSGPATV
- the Ramp1 gene encoding receptor activity-modifying protein 1 isoform 2 precursor (isoform 2 precursor is encoded by transcript variant 2) translates to MAPGLRGLPRCGLWLLLAHHLFMVTACRDPDYGTLIQELCLSRFKENMETIGKTLWCDWGKTIQDLHAHSRSVLGLPRCDLVLSRLPPNSHHRISLASASGDA